The Dyella caseinilytica genome has a window encoding:
- the glnA gene encoding type I glutamate--ammonia ligase: MSAKKVLDLIQEHEVEFVDLRFADMLGKHHHVTFPAHAIDESTFEDGKMFDGSSIAGWKGINESDMVLLPDPNTAYLDPFSGHTQLVLHCDVLEPSTMQAYGRDPRSIAKRAEAFLKSTGVADTAFFGPEPEFFIFDSVRWQNDMGRVFYEIESQEAAWSSRFKYDEGNSGHRPGVKGGYFPVSPVDSLNDLRADMCKVLESLGQVVEVHHHEVANAGQCEIGVKFNTLVQKADELMTMKYVIKNVAHQNGKTVTFMPKPIVGDNGSGMHVHQSLAKDGKNLFSGDLYGGLSQTALWYIGGIFKHAKAINAFANSTTNSYKRLVPGFEAPVMLAYSARNRSASCRIPFVSNPKGRRIEVRFPDPMQSGYLTFTALMMAGLDGILNKIDPGAPADKDLYDLPPEEEKNIPQVCSSLDAALEALDKDRDFLKAGGVFTDDFIDAYIELKMQEVTRYRASTHPLEFQMYYAI; this comes from the coding sequence ATGTCCGCCAAGAAAGTTCTCGACCTGATCCAGGAACATGAGGTCGAGTTCGTCGACCTGCGCTTCGCCGACATGCTCGGCAAGCACCACCACGTGACCTTCCCGGCCCACGCCATCGATGAGTCGACCTTCGAGGACGGCAAGATGTTCGATGGTTCCTCGATCGCCGGTTGGAAGGGCATTAATGAGTCGGACATGGTGCTGCTGCCCGATCCGAATACCGCCTATCTCGATCCGTTCAGCGGTCACACCCAGCTGGTTCTGCATTGCGACGTGCTGGAGCCCAGCACCATGCAGGCCTACGGCCGCGATCCGCGCTCGATTGCCAAGCGCGCCGAGGCGTTCCTGAAGTCCACCGGTGTGGCCGACACCGCCTTCTTCGGTCCGGAGCCGGAATTCTTCATCTTCGATTCCGTGCGCTGGCAGAACGACATGGGCCGCGTGTTCTATGAAATCGAATCGCAGGAAGCCGCGTGGAGTTCGCGCTTCAAGTACGACGAAGGCAACAGCGGCCATCGTCCGGGTGTGAAGGGTGGTTACTTCCCCGTCAGTCCGGTCGATTCGCTGAACGATCTGCGCGCCGACATGTGCAAAGTGCTCGAATCGCTGGGCCAGGTGGTGGAAGTGCATCACCACGAAGTGGCCAATGCGGGTCAGTGCGAAATCGGCGTCAAGTTCAACACGCTGGTGCAGAAGGCCGATGAGTTGATGACGATGAAGTACGTCATCAAGAACGTCGCCCACCAGAACGGCAAGACCGTCACCTTCATGCCCAAGCCGATCGTTGGCGACAACGGCAGCGGCATGCACGTGCACCAGTCGCTGGCGAAGGACGGCAAGAACCTGTTCTCCGGCGATCTTTACGGTGGTCTGTCGCAGACCGCGCTGTGGTACATCGGCGGCATCTTCAAGCACGCCAAGGCCATCAACGCCTTCGCCAACTCCACCACCAACAGCTACAAGCGTCTGGTGCCGGGCTTCGAAGCGCCGGTGATGCTGGCCTACTCCGCGCGCAACCGTTCGGCGAGCTGCCGCATTCCGTTCGTGTCGAACCCGAAGGGTCGCCGTATCGAAGTGCGCTTCCCCGATCCGATGCAGTCGGGTTACCTCACCTTCACCGCACTGATGATGGCCGGCCTCGACGGCATCCTCAACAAGATCGACCCGGGTGCGCCGGCCGACAAGGATCTCTACGATCTGCCGCCGGAAGAAGAGAAGAACATCCCGCAAGTGTGCTCCAGCCTCGACGCTGCGCTGGAAGCGCTGGACAAGGATCGCGACTTCCTCAAGGCCGGTGGCGTGTTCACCGACGACTTCATCGATGCCTACATCGAACTGAAGATGCAGGAAGTGACGCGTTATCGCGCCAGCACACATCCGCTGGAATTCCAGATGTACTACGCGATCTGA
- a CDS encoding undecaprenyl-diphosphate phosphatase: MHDLINVILLGIIEGITEFLPVSSTGHLLIAENVGLGARSDLFNVGIQAGAILAITLIYRQRIWQLLTQWQDQANRSYLSKLTVAFLMTCVLGFIVTHFGFKLPETVTPIAWALVIGGFWILGAEAIAARQVDRKEVTWRVAILVGIAQIVAGVFPGTSRSGATIFTAMLAGTSNRSAATEFSFLVGIPTMYAATGYELLKVLKGGDAAHEDWTALIVGFVVSLIVAFVAVKWLLGYIRTHRFTWFAVYRIALGAALLLLMPAGA, from the coding sequence GTGCACGACCTGATCAACGTCATCCTGCTCGGCATCATCGAGGGTATTACCGAATTCCTGCCCGTCTCCAGTACCGGCCATCTGCTGATCGCCGAGAACGTTGGACTGGGCGCGCGCTCGGATCTGTTCAACGTCGGCATTCAGGCCGGCGCCATCCTGGCGATTACGCTGATCTACCGGCAACGCATCTGGCAACTACTGACGCAATGGCAAGACCAAGCCAATCGCAGCTATCTGTCCAAGCTGACGGTGGCTTTCCTTATGACATGCGTACTCGGCTTCATCGTGACGCACTTCGGCTTCAAGCTACCCGAAACGGTGACACCGATTGCCTGGGCGTTGGTGATCGGCGGATTCTGGATTCTGGGCGCTGAAGCTATCGCTGCCCGGCAGGTCGATCGCAAAGAGGTGACCTGGCGCGTGGCGATTCTGGTCGGTATTGCGCAGATCGTCGCGGGCGTGTTTCCCGGCACCTCGCGTTCGGGCGCCACGATTTTTACGGCGATGCTGGCCGGTACCAGCAACCGTTCTGCTGCAACGGAGTTTTCATTCCTGGTGGGCATACCGACCATGTATGCCGCCACCGGCTACGAACTGCTGAAAGTTTTGAAGGGCGGCGACGCTGCGCATGAAGACTGGACAGCGTTGATCGTCGGCTTCGTGGTGTCGCTGATCGTCGCTTTTGTCGCGGTGAAGTGGTTGCTTGGCTACATCCGCACGCACCGCTTCACGTGGTTTGCGGTCTATCGCATTGCGTTGGGCGCTGCGCTGTTACTGCTGATGCCAGCGGGCGCGTGA